A region of Triplophysa dalaica isolate WHDGS20190420 chromosome 18, ASM1584641v1, whole genome shotgun sequence DNA encodes the following proteins:
- the mpnd gene encoding MPN domain-containing protein isoform X1, translated as MGSEPPSSPQVVEEGADEDDEELSGTEDADLKASSGRGSLLTRRGITLRVLLKDGLVEPGDGALTIHYLGKKFVGDLLNDGKIRWVETGQIFNSPSAWATHCKRLVNPAKKSGCGWASVRYRGQKLVQYKTTWLHKYQPSADMSLISEGEDDEIGDEDEEEGKTALPTEDKIKKSKPELHDIGLMQRRDRERIPVRYCTLGTRDAARDPHTLVELSAFSAINRFQPFNVAVSSNVLLLMDFHCHLTTSEVVGYLGGRWDTNTQLLTVLRAFPCRTRLADKDAAPAIEEEICQNLFMRGLSLVGWYHSHPRGPALPSLQDIDSQMDHQLRLQGSSNGFQPCLGIICGPYYHGNQGVASTITPFWVVPPPEQRPNDYGIPVAVEVTYVQDNFLTTDVLNEMMLLVEFYKSAPDLVHFSQMWSPNTSILDKIKASLSGHAPKDQAYAQILEHVYNQLRNTR; from the exons ATGg GCTCAGAGCCACCGTCATCCCCTCAGGTGGTCGAGGAGGGAGCCGATGAAGACGATGAGGAGTTGAGTGGGACGGAAGATGCAGACCTGAAGGCATCATCTGGAAGAGGTTCCCTCTTGACCCGAAGGGGCATCACACTAAGGGTTCTTTTAAAGGATGGTCTGGTGGAACCCGGAGATGGCGCTCTCACCATACACTACCTG GGTAAGAAGTTTGTTGGAGATCTATTAAACGATGGGAAGATCCGTTGGGTGGAGACGGGGCAGATTTTTAACTCCCCAAGTGCTTGGGCCACACACTGTAAGCGACTGGTCAACCCGGCTAAGAAGTCTGGATGCGGCTGGGCCTCGGTGCGGTACCGGGGACAGAAACTGGTCCAGTACAAAACCACCTGGCTTCACAAATACCAGCCCAGTGCTGACATG AGCCTGATAAGCGAAGGAGAGGATGATGAGATAGGCGATGAAGATGAGGAAGAGGGGAAGACAGCTTTGCCAACAGAGGACAAGATAAAAAAGTCCAAACCCGAGCTTCATG ACATTGGTCTGATGcagaggagagacagagagagaattcCAGTCAGGTATTGCACTCTTGGCACCAGAGATGCTGCAAG GGATCCTCACACGCTCGTTGAGCTTTCTGCCTTTTCTGCGATCAACCGCTTCCAGCCTTTTAATGTAGCTGTTTCTAGCAACGTCTTGCTGCTAATg GATTTCCACTGTCACCTGACCACAAGTGAGGTGGTAGGGTACTTAGGAGGCCGATGGGACACTAACACACAGC TGCTGACTGTCTTACGGGCATTCCCTTGCCGCACACGGTTAGCTGATAAAGACGCTGCCCCGGCTATCGAAGAAGAG ATTTGTCAAAATCTCTTCATGAGGGGATTGTCATTGGTTGGATGGTATCACAGTCACCCACGAGGCCCCGCCCTTCCTTCACTGCAGGACATTGATTCGCAGATGGATCACCAGTTACGCCTACAAGGGAGCAGTAATGGCTTTCAGCCCTGTCTGGGGATTATCTGTG GACCATATTACCATGGCAACCAGGGTGTGGCCTCCACCATCACGCCATTCTGGGTGGTACCACCTCCAGAG CAACGGCCCAATGATTATGGAATCCCAGTGGCTGTAGAGGTCACGTACGTGCAAGACAACTTCCTGACTACAGACGTCCTGAATGAGATG ATGCTATTGGTGGAGTTTTATAAGTCAGCTCCAGACCTGGTGCACTTCAGTCAGATGTGGAGTCCTAATACCTCAATACTGGACAAAATTAAG GCTTCGCTGAGTGGCCATGCACCCAAAGACCAGGCGTACGCTCAGATCCTGGAGCATGTGTACAACCAACTGCGCAACACACGGTGA
- the mpnd gene encoding MPN domain-containing protein isoform X2, producing MGSEPPSSPQVVEEGADEDDEELSGTEDADLKASSGRGSLLTRRGITLRVLLKDGLVEPGDGALTIHYLGKKFVGDLLNDGKIRWVETGQIFNSPSAWATHCKRLVNPAKKSGCGWASVRYRGQKLVQYKTTWLHKYQPSADMSLISEGEDDEIGDEDEEEGKTALPTEDKIKKSKPELHDIGLMQRRDRERIPVRYCTLGTRDAARDPHTLVELSAFSAINRFQPFNVAVSSNVLLLMDFHCHLTTSEVVGYLGGRWDTNTQLLTVLRAFPCRTRLADKDAAPAIEEEICQNLFMRGLSLVGWYHSHPRGPALPSLQDIDSQMDHQLRLQGSSNGFQPCLGIICGPYYHGNQGVASTITPFWVVPPPEVLFLVEHKKRCWT from the exons ATGg GCTCAGAGCCACCGTCATCCCCTCAGGTGGTCGAGGAGGGAGCCGATGAAGACGATGAGGAGTTGAGTGGGACGGAAGATGCAGACCTGAAGGCATCATCTGGAAGAGGTTCCCTCTTGACCCGAAGGGGCATCACACTAAGGGTTCTTTTAAAGGATGGTCTGGTGGAACCCGGAGATGGCGCTCTCACCATACACTACCTG GGTAAGAAGTTTGTTGGAGATCTATTAAACGATGGGAAGATCCGTTGGGTGGAGACGGGGCAGATTTTTAACTCCCCAAGTGCTTGGGCCACACACTGTAAGCGACTGGTCAACCCGGCTAAGAAGTCTGGATGCGGCTGGGCCTCGGTGCGGTACCGGGGACAGAAACTGGTCCAGTACAAAACCACCTGGCTTCACAAATACCAGCCCAGTGCTGACATG AGCCTGATAAGCGAAGGAGAGGATGATGAGATAGGCGATGAAGATGAGGAAGAGGGGAAGACAGCTTTGCCAACAGAGGACAAGATAAAAAAGTCCAAACCCGAGCTTCATG ACATTGGTCTGATGcagaggagagacagagagagaattcCAGTCAGGTATTGCACTCTTGGCACCAGAGATGCTGCAAG GGATCCTCACACGCTCGTTGAGCTTTCTGCCTTTTCTGCGATCAACCGCTTCCAGCCTTTTAATGTAGCTGTTTCTAGCAACGTCTTGCTGCTAATg GATTTCCACTGTCACCTGACCACAAGTGAGGTGGTAGGGTACTTAGGAGGCCGATGGGACACTAACACACAGC TGCTGACTGTCTTACGGGCATTCCCTTGCCGCACACGGTTAGCTGATAAAGACGCTGCCCCGGCTATCGAAGAAGAG ATTTGTCAAAATCTCTTCATGAGGGGATTGTCATTGGTTGGATGGTATCACAGTCACCCACGAGGCCCCGCCCTTCCTTCACTGCAGGACATTGATTCGCAGATGGATCACCAGTTACGCCTACAAGGGAGCAGTAATGGCTTTCAGCCCTGTCTGGGGATTATCTGTG GACCATATTACCATGGCAACCAGGGTGTGGCCTCCACCATCACGCCATTCTGGGTGGTACCACCTCCAGAG GTTTTGTTTCTTGTGGAGCACAAAAAGAGATGTTGGACATAA